In one Desulfomicrobium escambiense DSM 10707 genomic region, the following are encoded:
- a CDS encoding MATE family efflux transporter produces MFSHVPSLLRLALPLILSSSTITMMQIVDAYVLSLHSSAAVAAMGPASLAVVLFQGFLFGTAGYAGTFVAHSHGRGDEGGIRQAAWLGVHASLVSGLAALALAWPLGSLFLFAGHEPQVARDEQAYFAICMAGSLFPVLGGALGGWLAGIGRAVTVTWVTLVSFAVNAVLDWGLVLGEWGMPRMGIAGAALGTVAAQAVAAALYMALFAMSGGLADRLARRFRWAEFRRFLSLATPMGFRISAELVAWTFFLLILGRLGTVELAASSIAFRINGTAFFPALGLAQAAGILVGRARGAGRDEDVLPIAWQSLIVCELWLAVMAILFATASEPLVAVFAGDGPESAAIVAAGSVIMKFVAAYCLIDAANIVFGGVLSAAGDTRWIARAFLAATCLFLAALWMIDLFMPSLVAEWTAATIFVAGTAVAWTHRVQAGAWRKARVLHDREA; encoded by the coding sequence GTGTTCAGCCACGTCCCGAGCCTGCTGCGGCTCGCCCTGCCCCTCATCCTGTCCTCCTCGACGATCACCATGATGCAGATCGTCGACGCCTACGTCCTGTCGCTGCATTCCAGCGCGGCCGTGGCGGCCATGGGGCCGGCCAGCCTGGCCGTGGTCCTGTTCCAGGGCTTCCTGTTCGGCACGGCCGGCTACGCCGGAACCTTCGTGGCCCACAGCCACGGCCGCGGCGACGAGGGGGGCATCCGCCAGGCGGCCTGGCTCGGCGTGCACGCGTCCCTGGTTTCGGGCCTGGCTGCCCTGGCCCTGGCCTGGCCCCTGGGGAGCCTTTTTCTCTTTGCCGGCCACGAGCCGCAGGTCGCCCGGGACGAGCAGGCCTATTTCGCCATCTGCATGGCCGGCTCCCTCTTCCCGGTACTGGGCGGAGCGCTGGGCGGGTGGCTGGCGGGCATCGGCCGGGCCGTGACCGTGACCTGGGTGACGCTCGTGTCCTTCGCGGTCAACGCCGTCCTCGACTGGGGGCTGGTGCTGGGGGAATGGGGGATGCCGCGCATGGGCATCGCGGGCGCGGCGCTGGGAACCGTGGCGGCGCAGGCCGTGGCGGCAGCGCTGTACATGGCCCTCTTCGCCATGTCGGGCGGGCTCGCCGACCGTCTGGCCCGCAGATTCCGCTGGGCCGAGTTCCGCAGGTTCCTGTCCCTGGCCACGCCGATGGGATTTCGGATCAGCGCTGAACTCGTGGCCTGGACCTTCTTCCTGCTGATCCTGGGACGCCTCGGCACCGTCGAACTGGCCGCGTCCAGCATCGCCTTCCGCATCAACGGCACGGCCTTCTTCCCGGCCCTGGGCCTGGCCCAGGCCGCGGGTATCCTGGTCGGCCGGGCCCGAGGCGCGGGCCGGGACGAGGATGTCCTGCCCATCGCCTGGCAGTCCCTGATCGTGTGCGAGCTGTGGCTGGCGGTCATGGCCATCCTCTTCGCCACGGCCTCGGAGCCGCTGGTGGCCGTTTTCGCCGGGGACGGACCCGAAAGCGCGGCCATCGTCGCCGCCGGGTCCGTGATCATGAAGTTCGTGGCCGCCTACTGCCTCATCGACGCGGCCAACATCGTCTTCGGCGGCGTGCTGTCCGCGGCGGGCGACACCCGCTGGATCGCCCGCGCCTTCCTCGCAGCCACCTGCCTCTTCCTGGCGGCCCTGTGGATGATCGACCTCTTCATGCCGAGCCTGGTGGCCGAATGGACCGCGGCCACGATCTTCGTCGCCGGCACGGCCGTGGCATGGACGCACCGGGTCCAGGCCGGAGCCTGGAGAAAGGCCCGGGTGCTCCATGACAGGGAGGCGTGA
- a CDS encoding M48 family metalloprotease has product MTSIFDDRAYRGTLTRRDFMKLAALAAVSTAAGCAANPVTGQSQLMLVGEGEEIQVDKVNSPHQFSSDYGVSQDAGLNAYVAGVGASLARVTHRPQMPYRFSVVNATYANAYAFPGGSIAITRGILAELDNEAELAGLIGHELGHVNARHTAARMSTSKLLGALVGGASLIAGAASQTLGNLTGSVGGLGASLLLAKYSREDERQADELGMEYMVGAGYSPQGMVGLMDVLRSMGKRQPSAIEAMFSSHPMSEERYQTAVNRARTSFGDRLNLPLNKERYMASTAGLRKLAPMFKLFQEGDKAMAAKSYDAAEGRYAEGLRLSPNDYAGLVMMAKCQVALKNAAKAADYADRARRVYPTEAQAQHVHGVASIMAKNYSAALADFAAYERMLPGNPTTVFFKGFSYEGMKDKQNAAQEYQRYLKVVRQGEMAQHAYSRLKTWGYL; this is encoded by the coding sequence ATGACCTCGATTTTTGACGACCGTGCCTACCGGGGCACCCTGACCCGCCGCGACTTCATGAAGCTCGCCGCCCTGGCTGCCGTATCCACGGCCGCGGGCTGCGCGGCCAACCCCGTGACCGGGCAGAGCCAGCTCATGCTCGTGGGCGAGGGCGAGGAGATCCAGGTCGACAAGGTCAACTCTCCCCACCAGTTCTCGTCCGATTACGGCGTTTCCCAGGACGCGGGGCTGAACGCCTACGTGGCCGGCGTCGGCGCCTCCTTGGCCCGGGTCACGCACCGGCCGCAGATGCCCTACAGGTTCAGCGTGGTCAACGCGACCTACGCCAACGCCTACGCCTTCCCCGGCGGGAGCATCGCCATCACGCGCGGCATTCTGGCCGAGTTGGACAACGAGGCCGAACTGGCCGGGCTCATCGGTCACGAACTCGGCCACGTCAACGCCCGCCACACGGCGGCGCGCATGTCCACGAGCAAGCTCCTGGGCGCCCTGGTGGGCGGGGCCTCCCTCATCGCCGGAGCCGCCAGCCAGACCCTGGGCAACCTGACCGGAAGCGTGGGGGGGCTCGGCGCGAGCCTGCTGCTGGCCAAGTACAGCCGCGAGGACGAACGCCAGGCCGACGAGCTGGGCATGGAGTACATGGTCGGTGCCGGGTACTCCCCTCAAGGCATGGTCGGCCTCATGGACGTCCTGCGCTCCATGGGCAAGCGTCAGCCGAGCGCCATCGAGGCCATGTTCTCCTCCCACCCCATGAGCGAGGAGCGCTATCAGACGGCCGTGAACCGGGCCCGGACCAGTTTCGGGGACCGGCTGAACCTGCCGCTCAACAAGGAGCGCTACATGGCTTCCACGGCCGGGCTGCGCAAGCTCGCGCCCATGTTCAAGCTTTTCCAGGAAGGCGACAAGGCCATGGCCGCCAAGTCCTACGACGCGGCCGAGGGCCGGTATGCCGAAGGGCTCAGGCTTTCCCCCAACGACTACGCGGGGCTGGTCATGATGGCCAAGTGCCAGGTCGCCCTCAAGAATGCCGCCAAGGCCGCTGACTACGCGGACAGGGCGCGCCGGGTCTACCCGACCGAGGCCCAGGCCCAGCACGTGCACGGCGTGGCCTCCATCATGGCCAAGAACTACTCCGCGGCCCTGGCCGACTTCGCGGCCTATGAACGCATGCTTCCCGGCAACCCGACCACGGTCTTTTTCAAGGGGTTTTCCTACGAAGGCATGAAGGACAAGCAGAACGCGGCGCAGGAATACCAACGCTACCTGAAGGTCGTGCGCCAGGGCGAGATGGCCCAGCACGCCTACTCCAGGCTCAAGACCTGGGGATACCTGTAA
- a CDS encoding efflux transporter outer membrane subunit: MNVRIVLPLILLALTGCVSVGPDYIPPARQTPAAWSGLDGPASNATAPDLGSWWDNLDDQLLSEIVREALDANLDLRSAQARLKEARARRAVALAGFFPAVSASGSGSRSQSSRETGSGMTRELYSGSLDANWELDVFGGTRRGYEAAEADFESSEAGLHATQVSIAAEAALGYVEMRTLQERLRIARDNLASQTETLQLTQWRAQAGLVDSQDVAQARSNLEQTRSQIPALETSLAETRHSLEILLGKAPGAMRDRLDVEGGLPAVPERIAAGIPADTLRQRPDIRAAERTLAAETARVGVAEAARYPSFTISGSLGLEALTFKALGGGDAGTSSLLAGITVPIFEAGRLKSQVEIQDAVREQALISYEKAVLTALQEVENALVSLARSRERAQALGEAADAARSAADMARLRYGSGLIDFQSVLDTERSVRTIEDSLASARADGVLALIRLYKAMGGGWSAQAKPAPAVKDTP; the protein is encoded by the coding sequence ATGAACGTGCGCATAGTCCTTCCCCTGATCCTGCTTGCCCTCACGGGCTGCGTCTCCGTAGGCCCGGACTACATTCCCCCGGCCCGGCAGACGCCGGCCGCGTGGAGCGGGCTGGACGGCCCGGCCAGCAACGCCACGGCCCCCGATCTCGGCAGCTGGTGGGACAATCTGGACGACCAGCTGCTGTCGGAAATCGTGCGCGAAGCCCTGGACGCCAACCTCGATCTGCGCAGCGCCCAGGCCCGGCTCAAGGAAGCCCGCGCCCGCCGGGCCGTCGCCCTGGCGGGATTCTTTCCGGCCGTGAGCGCCTCGGGCAGCGGCAGCCGCAGCCAGTCGAGCCGCGAGACCGGCAGCGGGATGACCCGCGAACTCTACAGCGGGAGCCTGGACGCCAATTGGGAACTGGACGTGTTCGGCGGCACCCGGCGGGGCTACGAGGCGGCCGAGGCGGATTTCGAATCGTCCGAAGCCGGGTTGCACGCCACTCAGGTCTCCATCGCGGCCGAAGCCGCCCTGGGCTACGTGGAGATGCGGACCCTGCAGGAGCGCCTGCGCATCGCCCGCGACAATCTCGCCAGCCAGACCGAAACCCTGCAGCTGACGCAGTGGCGCGCCCAGGCCGGGCTGGTCGACAGCCAGGACGTGGCGCAGGCGCGCAGCAACCTGGAGCAGACGCGCTCGCAAATCCCGGCCCTCGAAACCAGCCTGGCCGAAACGCGGCACAGCCTGGAGATTCTTCTGGGCAAAGCGCCTGGCGCAATGCGGGACCGCCTGGACGTCGAAGGCGGGTTGCCGGCCGTGCCCGAGCGCATCGCCGCAGGCATCCCGGCCGACACCTTGCGCCAGCGCCCGGACATCCGCGCGGCCGAGCGCACCCTGGCGGCGGAGACGGCCCGCGTGGGCGTGGCAGAGGCAGCGCGCTACCCGTCGTTCACCATCTCGGGCTCCCTCGGCCTGGAGGCCCTGACCTTCAAGGCCCTCGGCGGAGGCGACGCCGGCACGTCGTCGCTTCTGGCCGGCATCACGGTGCCCATCTTCGAAGCCGGCCGGCTGAAGAGCCAGGTCGAAATCCAGGACGCGGTCCGTGAACAGGCCCTGATCTCCTACGAAAAGGCGGTGCTTACGGCCCTGCAGGAGGTCGAGAACGCCCTGGTCTCCCTGGCACGGTCCCGGGAACGCGCCCAGGCCCTGGGAGAGGCTGCCGATGCGGCGCGCAGCGCGGCGGACATGGCCCGGCTGCGCTACGGCTCCGGGCTCATCGATTTCCAGTCGGTGCTCGACACCGAGCGCAGCGTGCGCACCATCGAGGACAGCCTGGCCAGCGCCCGCGCCGACGGCGTGCTAGCCCTCATCCGATTGTACAAGGCCATGGGCGGCGGCTGGTCTGCGCAGGCCAAACCCGCTCCGGCCGTCAAGGACACGCCATGA
- a CDS encoding CerR family C-terminal domain-containing protein, whose protein sequence is MSSKKSARTRDKLLTAAGDVFVEKGFRDATVAEICARAGANIAAVNYYFGGKEALYQEAWRHCLAESLHAHPPDGHARPGAPPEERLRERLLALMRRIADPETKDFFISQMEIANPTGLLEEVMLRELIPMREKTLAMVRELLGPDADERQVVFCEACIVSMCVHPLIMRRLGQKTSNARMPVIADDLDAFADHVVRFALAGIHASRTPARAS, encoded by the coding sequence ATGTCCAGCAAGAAATCCGCACGAACCAGGGACAAGCTGCTTACGGCCGCCGGCGACGTGTTCGTGGAAAAAGGGTTCCGCGACGCCACCGTGGCGGAGATCTGCGCCCGCGCCGGCGCCAACATCGCCGCGGTGAACTACTACTTCGGCGGCAAGGAGGCCCTGTACCAGGAGGCCTGGCGGCACTGCCTGGCCGAGTCCCTCCACGCCCACCCGCCCGACGGCCATGCGCGTCCGGGCGCCCCGCCCGAGGAACGGCTGCGGGAACGCCTGCTGGCACTCATGCGACGCATCGCAGACCCGGAAACCAAGGACTTCTTCATCTCCCAGATGGAGATCGCCAACCCCACGGGCCTGCTTGAGGAGGTCATGCTGCGGGAACTCATCCCCATGCGCGAGAAAACCCTGGCCATGGTCCGCGAACTCCTCGGGCCGGACGCCGACGAGCGGCAGGTCGTCTTCTGCGAAGCGTGCATCGTCAGCATGTGCGTCCACCCCCTGATCATGCGCCGACTCGGGCAGAAAACATCGAACGCGCGGATGCCCGTGATCGCGGACGATCTCGACGCCTTCGCCGACCACGTGGTGCGTTTCGCCCTGGCCGGCATCCACGCCAGCCGCACCCCCGCGCGGGCATCGTGA
- a CDS encoding efflux RND transporter periplasmic adaptor subunit, which translates to MNASTPQHETGEASLKRLIETRSPARKGRRWFWLLAALAALTAGGLLFLRNGKEAAGPGYKTEEAVVETLVVKVSATGNLQPTNQVDVGSELSGIIDQVLVDVNDRVQKGQVLARLDLSKLEDAVSKSKANLASAQAQVLQAGATVAQSRAELGRMRKVSALSGGKVPSASEMDTAEADLKRAEADEAKAKAVVLQTRADLQTDETNLRKASIRSPIDGVVLAREVDPGQTVAASFQAPVLFTLAEDLAKMELQVDVDEADVGQVREGQNATFTVDAWPGRRFDAVITKVSYGSQEKDGVISYLTELQVDNGDLSLRPGMTGTAEITTLVRENALLVPNAGLRFTPPETGVERQKSGGSLVGALMPRPPRQAAPQAKAANGTAPKVWVLQDGRPVPVEVQTGATNGRVTEILGGALAAGAEVVTETVESAR; encoded by the coding sequence ATGAACGCATCCACTCCGCAGCATGAGACCGGCGAGGCATCCCTGAAGCGCCTCATCGAAACCCGTTCCCCCGCCCGCAAAGGGCGACGCTGGTTCTGGCTCCTCGCCGCCCTGGCCGCCCTGACAGCAGGGGGGCTCCTTTTCCTGCGCAACGGCAAGGAAGCGGCGGGACCGGGCTACAAGACCGAGGAGGCCGTCGTCGAGACGCTCGTGGTCAAAGTCTCGGCCACGGGCAACCTGCAGCCCACAAACCAGGTGGACGTGGGCAGCGAACTTTCGGGCATCATCGATCAGGTTCTGGTGGACGTGAACGACAGGGTCCAAAAAGGTCAGGTCCTGGCCCGGCTGGACCTCTCCAAGCTGGAGGACGCCGTGTCCAAGTCGAAGGCCAATTTGGCCTCGGCCCAGGCCCAGGTGCTGCAGGCCGGGGCCACCGTGGCCCAGTCGCGGGCCGAACTGGGCCGGATGCGCAAGGTGTCCGCCCTTTCCGGCGGCAAGGTGCCGTCGGCCAGCGAGATGGACACCGCCGAGGCGGACCTCAAGCGCGCCGAGGCCGACGAGGCCAAGGCCAAGGCCGTTGTCCTGCAGACCAGGGCGGACCTGCAGACGGACGAGACCAACCTGCGCAAGGCCAGCATCCGCTCGCCCATCGACGGGGTGGTCCTGGCCCGCGAGGTGGACCCGGGGCAGACCGTGGCCGCGTCCTTCCAGGCGCCGGTGCTCTTCACCCTGGCCGAAGACCTGGCGAAGATGGAGCTGCAGGTCGATGTGGACGAAGCCGATGTCGGACAGGTGCGGGAAGGGCAGAACGCCACCTTCACCGTGGACGCCTGGCCGGGCCGCAGATTCGACGCCGTCATAACCAAGGTCAGCTACGGGTCCCAGGAAAAGGACGGCGTAATCTCCTACCTGACGGAACTGCAGGTGGACAATGGCGACCTTTCCCTGCGGCCCGGCATGACGGGTACGGCCGAAATCACGACCCTGGTCAGGGAGAACGCCCTGCTGGTGCCCAACGCGGGCCTGCGCTTCACGCCGCCGGAAACGGGCGTGGAGCGGCAAAAATCGGGCGGCAGCCTGGTGGGCGCCCTCATGCCCCGCCCGCCGCGGCAGGCCGCGCCGCAGGCCAAGGCCGCAAACGGCACGGCCCCGAAGGTCTGGGTCCTGCAGGACGGACGGCCCGTGCCCGTCGAGGTCCAAACCGGAGCCACCAACGGACGCGTGACGGAAATTCTGGGCGGCGCCCTGGCGGCTGGCGCGGAAGTCGTGACCGAGACGGTGGAGAGCGCCAGATGA
- a CDS encoding ABC transporter ATP-binding protein: MSDPALIRLSAVTKTYGQGPSAFQALKGIDLAIGQGEFVAIMGPSGSGKSTAMNILGCLDVPTNGSYEFQGVHVERLQRDERALLRRHFLGFVFQGFNLLTRTTALENVELPLIYRGHDAGTRHAAAREALRQVGLDGWEHHTPAELSGGQQQRVAIARAIVAAPLVLLADEPTGNLDTKTSREIMDLITSFNRDRGITVLMVTHEPDIAAFAGRVVRFVDGRVDSDRPGGEDA, from the coding sequence ATGAGCGACCCCGCCCTGATCCGCCTCTCGGCCGTGACCAAGACCTATGGTCAGGGGCCGTCGGCCTTCCAGGCCCTCAAGGGCATCGACCTGGCCATCGGCCAGGGGGAGTTCGTGGCCATCATGGGCCCAAGCGGCTCAGGCAAATCCACGGCCATGAACATCCTGGGCTGCCTCGACGTGCCCACGAACGGGAGCTACGAATTCCAGGGCGTGCATGTGGAGCGCCTGCAGCGCGACGAGCGGGCGCTGCTGCGCCGCCATTTCCTCGGCTTCGTCTTCCAGGGCTTCAACCTGCTGACGCGGACCACGGCCCTGGAGAACGTCGAACTGCCCCTCATCTACCGCGGACACGACGCCGGAACGCGCCACGCCGCGGCCCGCGAGGCCCTGCGGCAGGTCGGCCTCGACGGCTGGGAGCACCATACCCCGGCCGAACTGTCGGGAGGACAGCAGCAGCGCGTGGCCATCGCTCGGGCCATCGTCGCCGCCCCCCTGGTGCTCCTGGCCGACGAGCCCACGGGCAACCTGGACACGAAGACCAGCCGGGAGATCATGGACCTGATCACGAGCTTCAACCGCGACCGCGGCATCACGGTACTCATGGTCACCCACGAGCCCGACATCGCAGCCTTTGCCGGGCGCGTGGTGCGCTTCGTGGACGGCCGGGTGGACAGCGACCGCCCGGGCGGGGAGGACGCCTGA
- a CDS encoding ABC transporter permease, which yields MLWNTLLLALRAIRRNLMRSFLTILGIVIGVAAVITMVTLGNGATKSVSDQIASMGSNLVMVVPGQRFGPGSGGAPNFKGSDVEAIRNQISGAESVAPVVNKSVTAVYQANNWATVVSGSNNDYFRAGNWELEQGRTFSETEERAGKAVCVIGASVREKLFGGQNPVGSEIRIKQFSCEVIGLLKSKGQSAMGSDQDDIVVMPLRTVQRRLTGSQDINRLSVSVRDGASIDAVKKQLGLLLRERRNIGENEDDDFRVMDTRQIAETLTGTTKILTMLLGAVAAVSLLVGGIGIMNIMLVSVTERTREIGIRLAIGALEREVLLQFLIEAVVLSSLGGLVGIALATGASMGLARVMGVPYIFDPAINIASFLFSAAIGVIFGYFPARRAAGLNPIDALRHE from the coding sequence ATGCTCTGGAACACCCTGCTGCTGGCCCTGCGCGCCATCCGGCGCAACCTGATGCGCTCGTTTCTGACCATTCTGGGCATCGTCATCGGCGTGGCCGCGGTCATCACCATGGTCACCCTCGGCAACGGGGCCACGAAGTCCGTCTCTGATCAGATCGCGAGCATGGGCAGCAACCTGGTCATGGTCGTGCCCGGCCAGCGCTTCGGTCCGGGTTCGGGCGGCGCGCCCAATTTCAAGGGCTCCGACGTGGAGGCCATCCGCAACCAGATCTCCGGGGCCGAAAGCGTGGCGCCCGTGGTCAACAAATCCGTGACCGCCGTGTACCAGGCCAACAACTGGGCCACCGTAGTCTCGGGCAGCAACAACGATTATTTCCGGGCCGGCAACTGGGAACTGGAGCAAGGCCGCACATTCAGCGAGACCGAGGAACGGGCGGGCAAGGCGGTCTGCGTCATCGGAGCGTCGGTGCGCGAAAAGCTCTTCGGCGGCCAGAACCCCGTGGGCAGCGAAATCCGCATCAAGCAGTTCTCGTGCGAGGTCATCGGGCTCCTCAAGTCCAAGGGGCAGTCGGCCATGGGGTCCGACCAGGACGACATCGTGGTCATGCCCCTGAGAACCGTGCAGCGGCGGCTCACCGGCAGCCAGGACATCAACCGGCTGAGCGTGTCCGTGCGCGACGGGGCGTCCATCGACGCCGTCAAGAAGCAGCTCGGGCTGCTGCTGCGGGAACGCCGCAACATCGGCGAGAACGAGGACGACGACTTCCGGGTCATGGACACCCGCCAGATCGCCGAAACCCTGACCGGCACGACGAAGATCCTGACCATGCTCCTGGGCGCGGTGGCCGCCGTGAGCCTGCTGGTGGGCGGCATCGGCATCATGAACATCATGCTCGTCTCGGTCACGGAACGCACCCGGGAGATCGGCATCCGCCTGGCCATCGGCGCCCTGGAGCGCGAGGTGCTCCTGCAGTTCCTCATCGAGGCCGTGGTCCTGTCGAGCCTGGGCGGCCTCGTCGGCATCGCCCTGGCCACGGGCGCGTCCATGGGCCTTGCCCGCGTCATGGGCGTGCCCTATATCTTCGACCCGGCCATCAACATCGCCTCGTTCCTGTTCTCCGCGGCCATCGGCGTCATCTTCGGCTACTTCCCGGCCCGCCGGGCGGCCGGACTAAACCCCATCGACGCCCTGCGCCACGAGTGA